In the genome of Spirochaetia bacterium, one region contains:
- a CDS encoding nucleotide sugar dehydrogenase — MTTKSSNKKDSYTIVVAGIGYVGLANAILLSQHNKVFAVDIVQDKVDMINRGESPLVDTEIIEYLQHKKEHRLDLTATTDGASVYPKADFVMISTPTNYDPERNYFDTSSIDAVMELIISSCAPDRLPVVVIKSTVPVGYTKELRKRYRYERIIFSPEFLRESKALYDDLYPSRIIVGGTEELRKEAAEFARLLKEGSHKRGTGFIDPVTGKPEGDATVLLMNSTEAEAVKLFANTYLALRVSFMNELDTYAEVRGLDTKSILDGVCFDPRIGGHYNNPSFGYGGYCLPKDSKQLLANYNDVPQNIMTAIVDANRTRKDFVSASILRLAGRLSGHDVLNGDADAVTVGIYRLTMKSNSDNFRHSSIQGVMKRIKAKGVKVIVWEPTMHDGPFFGSEVYDGEDGHTLEAFKQACTVIVANRWDDELKDCSGKVYCRDIFRRD, encoded by the coding sequence ATGACGACAAAATCTTCAAATAAGAAAGATTCATATACAATCGTAGTTGCCGGTATCGGCTATGTGGGACTGGCCAATGCCATACTGCTCAGCCAGCACAACAAGGTCTTTGCCGTGGATATCGTCCAGGACAAGGTGGACATGATCAACAGGGGAGAAAGCCCCTTGGTCGATACCGAGATCATCGAGTACCTGCAGCACAAGAAGGAACATCGGCTTGATCTGACTGCTACCACGGACGGTGCTTCTGTCTATCCCAAGGCAGATTTTGTCATGATATCGACACCGACCAACTATGATCCTGAGAGGAACTATTTCGATACCAGTTCCATCGATGCCGTGATGGAGCTTATCATTTCATCCTGTGCACCGGACCGGCTCCCTGTGGTCGTCATCAAGTCTACGGTGCCTGTCGGCTATACCAAGGAGTTGCGGAAGAGGTATCGGTATGAAAGGATCATCTTCAGCCCTGAATTCCTGAGGGAATCGAAGGCCCTGTATGACGACCTGTATCCAAGCAGGATCATCGTGGGCGGAACAGAAGAACTGAGGAAGGAAGCTGCCGAGTTTGCCCGGTTGCTGAAAGAAGGGTCACACAAGAGGGGAACAGGCTTCATTGACCCTGTGACGGGTAAACCTGAGGGAGATGCAACTGTCCTGCTGATGAACTCGACTGAGGCTGAGGCTGTAAAGCTGTTTGCCAATACTTACCTTGCCCTGCGTGTCTCGTTCATGAACGAACTGGATACCTATGCGGAGGTGAGGGGACTGGATACGAAGTCAATCCTGGACGGTGTCTGCTTCGATCCGAGGATCGGCGGGCACTACAACAACCCGTCGTTCGGCTACGGTGGCTACTGTCTGCCCAAGGACAGCAAGCAGCTGCTTGCGAACTATAATGATGTGCCGCAGAACATCATGACGGCCATCGTAGATGCCAACCGTACACGCAAGGACTTCGTCAGTGCTTCCATACTCAGGCTTGCCGGCAGGCTCTCCGGGCATGATGTGCTGAACGGGGATGCCGATGCTGTGACAGTCGGCATATACCGGCTTACGATGAAGAGCAATTCGGACAACTTCAGGCATTCGTCCATCCAAGGAGTGATGAAACGCATCAAGGCAAAGGGCGTGAAGGTAATCGTCTGGGAGCCGACCATGCATGACGGTCCGTTTTTCGGAAGCGAAGTGTATGATGGGGAAGACGGACATACGCTGGAAGCATTCAAGCAGGCCTGTACGGTGATCGTGGCCAACCGCTGGGATGACGAGCTGAAGGACTGTAGCGGCAAGGTTTACTGCAGGGACATCTTCAGGCGAGACTGA
- a CDS encoding NAD-dependent epimerase/dehydratase family protein: MNKTILITGAAGFIGFHVAKALLEQDKDVAVIGYDNVNDYYNPSLKEDRLKVLAPYANFTFIRADLADKDKVDETFNTYRPSVVLNLAAQAGVRYSITNPDTYIQSNIIGFYNILEACRHSLKSEVPVEHLVYASSSSVYGLNSKVPFSTKDKVDRPVSLYAATKKSNELLAHAYTHLYHFPTTGLRFFTVYGPWGRPDMAYFKFTNRIVKGEPVQIYNYGDMWRDFTYIDDIVKGILSILPHPPVANSNGDRYKVYNIGNNKPEKIMDYFKVLEDSLGMKMKVEFLPMQPGDVYKTYADVDDLIKDFGFKPSTTIEEGLARFVAWYKEYYHFEA, translated from the coding sequence ATGAACAAGACTATACTTATCACCGGAGCTGCCGGTTTCATCGGTTTCCATGTTGCAAAAGCGTTGCTGGAACAGGACAAGGACGTCGCTGTCATCGGCTATGACAACGTGAATGATTATTACAACCCGTCCCTGAAGGAAGACCGTCTCAAAGTATTGGCGCCTTATGCCAATTTTACCTTCATACGTGCCGACTTGGCTGACAAGGACAAGGTTGACGAGACTTTCAATACGTACAGGCCTTCTGTTGTATTGAATCTGGCAGCCCAGGCAGGTGTCAGGTATTCTATCACGAACCCTGATACCTACATACAGTCGAACATCATCGGGTTCTACAATATCCTGGAAGCTTGCAGGCACTCCCTGAAGAGTGAAGTACCGGTAGAGCATCTTGTCTACGCCTCCAGCTCTTCTGTCTATGGTCTCAACAGCAAGGTACCGTTCAGCACCAAGGACAAGGTTGACCGACCTGTCTCCTTATATGCTGCGACGAAGAAATCGAACGAGCTACTTGCCCATGCCTATACCCATCTCTATCATTTTCCGACTACCGGCCTGAGATTCTTCACTGTCTATGGACCGTGGGGCAGACCCGACATGGCTTACTTCAAGTTTACAAACAGGATCGTGAAGGGTGAACCTGTACAGATATACAACTATGGTGACATGTGGCGCGACTTTACCTACATAGATGACATCGTGAAGGGTATCCTGTCCATCCTACCGCATCCGCCTGTTGCAAACAGCAACGGAGACAGGTATAAGGTCTATAACATCGGCAACAACAAGCCGGAGAAGATCATGGACTACTTCAAGGTGCTGGAAGATTCCCTGGGCATGAAGATGAAAGTCGAATTCCTGCCGATGCAGCCTGGGGATGTCTATAAGACCTATGCAGACGTCGACGATCTCATCAAGGATTTCGGTTTCAAGCCGAGTACTACCATTGAGGAAGGACTTGCAAGGTTTGTAGCTTGGTACAAGGAATATTACCATTTTGAGGCATAG
- a CDS encoding glycosyltransferase family 4 protein gives MSKYLFVCPRFHTNQIALIEQLQQQGNQVVILVQYQTELENHKNVQLIQTRQAFCSKLLIKVIEKLSGKTSEKLIYRFFFSTHREIRNYVATIAPDVVIVRDQLMNSVAWAMALRKRHDVLVVDYNQRPLFYQSDNTLKSRFFQFRNKFIPKYHYTPVYKREFEESIKLEKAKHTIFIPFVVNSNNTIVREASTKIRILDVGKYRPYKNHKLLVSAFSKLPDKERYHVTIVGQKFNMVEKKYFAELEAMIKNMKLENYFNLVCNVPNEQMDAYYLANDILVLSSSHELASYAILEAMSYKLAIISSDDNGTAWYVLQSKAGSLFKTKDSDSLASAIRQIGSSDYAAMGERGYCFVKENCNITAFNQGIKTLSTEK, from the coding sequence GTGAGTAAATACTTATTTGTTTGTCCACGTTTTCACACTAATCAAATTGCATTGATAGAGCAATTGCAGCAACAAGGTAACCAAGTCGTCATTCTTGTACAATATCAGACAGAATTGGAAAACCACAAGAACGTACAGCTCATACAAACACGTCAGGCTTTCTGTTCAAAGCTGTTAATCAAGGTAATAGAAAAACTTTCAGGAAAGACATCTGAAAAACTTATCTATCGTTTTTTCTTTTCGACCCATCGTGAAATAAGAAACTATGTAGCAACCATTGCGCCTGATGTGGTTATCGTACGAGACCAACTGATGAATTCTGTGGCTTGGGCCATGGCCCTAAGAAAAAGACATGACGTGTTAGTAGTAGACTACAACCAAAGGCCCCTGTTCTATCAATCAGATAACACGCTTAAGTCAAGATTCTTTCAGTTCAGAAACAAATTCATTCCTAAATATCATTATACTCCAGTTTACAAAAGAGAATTTGAAGAGTCTATCAAATTGGAAAAAGCAAAACATACCATATTTATTCCGTTTGTTGTCAATTCCAATAATACTATTGTAAGGGAAGCAAGTACCAAGATTCGCATACTTGATGTCGGGAAATACCGCCCTTATAAAAATCACAAGTTGTTGGTCAGTGCTTTTTCAAAACTTCCGGACAAGGAAAGATACCATGTAACCATCGTAGGACAAAAATTCAATATGGTAGAGAAAAAATACTTTGCCGAATTAGAAGCTATGATCAAAAATATGAAACTGGAGAATTACTTCAATCTTGTCTGCAATGTTCCCAATGAACAAATGGATGCCTATTACCTTGCCAATGACATATTGGTGCTCTCAAGTTCCCATGAGTTGGCTTCATATGCAATTCTTGAAGCAATGTCATATAAACTTGCAATCATTTCAAGTGATGACAATGGAACAGCATGGTATGTTCTTCAGTCAAAGGCTGGAAGTCTGTTCAAAACAAAAGATTCCGACAGCTTGGCTTCAGCAATTCGACAGATAGGTTCATCCGACTATGCTGCCATGGGAGAACGTGGTTACTGCTTCGTAAAAGAAAACTGCAACATTACAGCTTTCAACCAAGGAATCAAAACACTCTCCACAGAAAAATAG
- a CDS encoding glycosyltransferase, whose translation MKILFYINRLGLAGAQKVICNLANAFCREDEIIFVTSYQGTEGFALDKRITRINLGETRETNVLIKNLHLLVRLHSILKQSKPDVAVSFMAEPNLRLILSSLFLPNKVVVSVRNDPVREYHGKVRKFLARFIFRFADGHVFQTEDACKFFPARIRQNSIVILNSVDGHFFQNPPNHTKDIVNVGRLEPQKNQLLLVNAFALIAHEFPNQNLHFYGEGHRYDTLNNRIQQLGLTDRIFIHSPQKDIYNYIGSYRLFVLSSDYEGLPNALMEAMAMGIPCISTDCPCGGPKVLLPAKQLVPVGSVQQLAAKIKEMLSIENMSMIIQEEKSTAMNFTPQKVNAIWHEYLSDVVKK comes from the coding sequence TTGAAAATACTGTTTTACATAAATCGTCTCGGTCTTGCAGGTGCACAGAAAGTTATCTGTAACCTTGCCAATGCATTTTGCAGGGAAGATGAAATAATATTCGTTACTTCCTATCAAGGCACAGAAGGATTTGCATTAGATAAACGTATTACAAGAATAAACTTAGGAGAAACGAGAGAAACCAATGTCCTCATAAAAAACCTGCACCTTTTGGTAAGACTTCATTCCATTCTTAAGCAATCAAAACCTGATGTGGCCGTTTCTTTCATGGCTGAACCAAATTTAAGATTGATACTTTCTTCCTTGTTCTTACCCAATAAAGTTGTTGTTTCTGTACGGAATGATCCCGTGCGAGAGTATCATGGGAAAGTAAGAAAATTCTTAGCTAGATTCATCTTCCGGTTTGCCGATGGACATGTTTTTCAAACAGAAGATGCATGTAAATTCTTTCCTGCAAGAATCAGACAAAATTCTATTGTCATACTTAATTCCGTCGATGGGCATTTTTTTCAAAATCCACCGAATCACACTAAGGATATTGTTAATGTCGGAAGGCTAGAACCACAAAAAAATCAGTTGCTGTTAGTCAATGCCTTTGCCTTGATTGCCCACGAGTTTCCGAACCAAAATCTTCATTTTTATGGTGAAGGACATCGTTACGATACATTAAATAACAGAATACAACAATTGGGCTTGACTGACCGCATTTTCATCCATTCTCCTCAAAAAGATATCTATAACTACATTGGTAGTTACAGATTATTTGTTTTGTCATCTGATTATGAAGGTTTGCCCAATGCCCTTATGGAAGCGATGGCCATGGGCATTCCTTGTATCAGTACTGATTGCCCTTGTGGCGGCCCTAAAGTCCTCTTACCTGCAAAACAATTAGTTCCGGTAGGAAGTGTTCAACAACTTGCTGCAAAAATCAAAGAAATGCTTTCCATAGAAAATATGTCCATGATTATTCAAGAGGAAAAGTCAACTGCAATGAATTTCACTCCCCAGAAAGTGAATGCAATATGGCACGAATACTTATCCGATGTAGTAAAGAAATAA
- a CDS encoding glycosyltransferase yields MKQKKIKIAFVLNHMKIGGAQAMLSALLPQIDHDRFECHLFIFEKERTNKLVRQLDQYAIPYTFLGFSKNLIKNYLRFSSKLRIFKPNLIHANLDRRYSLIWCFVHKCPLILTIHSEPYRYFDATCLKLMQLVKLRKQLFFVGVSKKVSQAIPAVFPFDAKKIFTIYNPIVLPISEPSNQNTNDSSAIKVVCVARLEPVKNHKLLIDAFSSFLKNSPHSKLYLAGNGSLAKELQMQVKNLGITSNVFFLGEVDDIYCLLNQMDVFALSSTSEALGISVLEAMACGLPVIAPRVGGLPELVSDETGILFTPNQRQELTDALKLLSLDSAKREEMGNCGRKFAMQFSSVIIAKEYENLYGQLLDSN; encoded by the coding sequence ATGAAACAAAAAAAAATTAAGATAGCTTTTGTTCTCAACCATATGAAAATCGGAGGTGCCCAAGCCATGCTGTCAGCACTTCTTCCTCAAATAGACCATGATAGATTTGAATGCCATCTTTTCATTTTTGAGAAAGAACGGACTAATAAACTAGTGCGACAACTTGATCAATATGCCATTCCTTATACTTTTCTCGGTTTTTCAAAAAACCTAATAAAAAATTATTTAAGATTTTCATCAAAACTCAGGATATTCAAGCCAAATCTTATTCATGCAAATCTAGATAGAAGATATTCATTGATTTGGTGCTTTGTGCACAAATGTCCATTGATTTTGACAATACATAGTGAACCTTATCGATATTTTGATGCAACATGTTTGAAACTGATGCAATTAGTCAAGCTTCGAAAACAGTTGTTTTTTGTTGGAGTTTCAAAAAAAGTCAGCCAAGCTATTCCTGCGGTTTTTCCATTCGATGCTAAAAAAATCTTTACAATCTATAACCCTATTGTCTTGCCTATTTCTGAGCCTTCCAATCAAAATACCAATGATTCTTCAGCCATCAAAGTAGTTTGTGTCGCACGGTTAGAACCTGTCAAAAATCATAAATTATTAATTGATGCTTTCTCTTCTTTTTTAAAAAATAGTCCACACTCAAAACTTTATTTGGCTGGAAACGGAAGTCTTGCAAAAGAACTACAAATGCAAGTCAAAAATCTAGGTATTACATCAAACGTTTTTTTCTTAGGAGAAGTCGATGACATTTACTGTCTATTGAATCAAATGGATGTATTTGCTCTATCTTCTACGAGTGAAGCTTTGGGCATTTCTGTACTTGAGGCTATGGCTTGTGGACTTCCTGTTATTGCACCAAGAGTTGGAGGTTTACCAGAATTGGTCTCAGATGAAACTGGCATTCTTTTTACTCCAAATCAAAGGCAAGAACTGACCGATGCCTTGAAACTTTTGAGCCTTGATAGTGCAAAAAGAGAAGAAATGGGAAATTGTGGTCGAAAATTTGCTATGCAATTTTCGTCTGTAATAATTGCAAAGGAATATGAAAACCTTTACGGCCAACTTCTAGATTCAAACTGA
- a CDS encoding deacetylase → MNSTNFIITVDTEGDNQWDTSQKATTKNAKFIPRFQDLSNTYGFFPTWLVDYEMAQNPFLVEFLGDKLHNNLCEIGMHPHAWSTPPEISLEKTTNCRDYLIEYPVEIMEMKLRNLKDLLEEKFCHKITSHRSGRWTINQQYFDLLEHIGITADCSVTPHINWTRCQGATGIPGSDFRNSPESPFYPTAHILEIPMTIRYLHQFDIDGNLTPKNLLRGIKHLGMGKFYWLRPDSHCQTQTLKHIIKKAKDEKSDYVMFMIHSSELMPGGSPSFSDKATIENLYQCVENVFQFAQACNFKGITLSDYAHIFSSVNKLH, encoded by the coding sequence ATGAATTCGACAAATTTTATCATTACAGTAGATACTGAAGGAGACAATCAATGGGACACTTCCCAAAAAGCAACAACAAAAAATGCTAAGTTCATTCCTCGCTTTCAAGATTTAAGCAATACATATGGCTTTTTCCCAACATGGCTAGTGGATTATGAAATGGCACAGAATCCTTTCCTTGTAGAATTCTTAGGCGATAAACTTCATAATAATCTCTGTGAAATAGGTATGCACCCACATGCTTGGAGTACTCCTCCTGAAATATCTTTAGAAAAAACAACAAATTGTAGAGATTATTTAATTGAATATCCTGTTGAAATAATGGAAATGAAATTACGTAATCTAAAAGACTTGCTTGAAGAGAAATTCTGTCATAAAATTACTTCTCACCGAAGTGGACGTTGGACTATAAACCAACAATATTTTGACTTATTGGAACATATTGGTATTACTGCCGACTGTTCTGTTACTCCGCATATAAACTGGACCAGATGTCAGGGTGCAACAGGAATACCAGGAAGTGATTTCCGAAACAGCCCAGAATCACCTTTTTATCCAACAGCACATATTCTTGAAATACCTATGACAATCAGATACCTTCATCAGTTTGATATTGATGGCAATCTTACACCAAAAAATCTCCTCAGGGGAATAAAACATCTAGGAATGGGTAAATTTTATTGGCTACGCCCCGACAGTCATTGTCAGACACAAACACTGAAACACATCATAAAAAAAGCGAAAGATGAAAAATCTGATTATGTCATGTTTATGATACATTCTTCAGAATTAATGCCTGGCGGCAGTCCTTCTTTTTCTGATAAAGCAACAATTGAAAATTTATATCAATGTGTTGAAAACGTTTTTCAATTTGCTCAAGCATGTAATTTTAAAGGAATAACATTATCTGACTATGCACATATATTTTCATCTGTAAATAAATTACATTAA
- a CDS encoding glycosyltransferase family 2 protein, protein MEKNEHYKVTVFTSTFNRGYRLSDAYKSLCRQTIKDFEWLIVDDGSTDNTEYLVQNWQNECSLFPIRYIKVPNGGKHRAINRGVKLAQGELFLILDSDDYLTDNAIELIKKWEATIATQKDQFCGVVGLRCTLDGTPLGTTFKGLSLDCYYRDNLKYGITGDKAEAFYTDVIKAHPFPEFEGEKFISEGVTWTELSYKEHKKLRYFNESIMRCEYIQDGLSHNWKKLLLNNPQGVLSNIKKEIEYTKPSYIRKLKLWQRYVFVADGNNYGTRKLKNDLQISSFDYFMLRSGKLLMKFTRTIKHKGKT, encoded by the coding sequence TTGGAAAAAAATGAGCATTATAAGGTAACAGTATTTACATCGACATTTAATCGGGGATATCGCCTCTCTGATGCGTATAAGAGTCTATGTCGACAAACAATAAAAGATTTTGAGTGGTTAATTGTTGATGATGGTTCTACAGACAATACAGAGTATCTTGTTCAAAACTGGCAAAACGAATGTTCACTTTTTCCTATACGTTATATAAAGGTACCTAACGGAGGAAAACATAGGGCAATCAATCGTGGAGTAAAGTTGGCACAAGGCGAACTTTTTCTTATTCTGGACAGTGACGATTATTTAACTGACAACGCAATTGAATTAATAAAAAAATGGGAAGCTACCATAGCTACTCAGAAAGATCAATTCTGTGGAGTCGTAGGCCTCAGATGTACCTTAGATGGAACTCCCCTAGGAACAACATTCAAGGGCCTTTCATTGGATTGTTACTATAGAGATAATCTTAAATATGGCATAACTGGAGATAAAGCAGAAGCTTTTTATACTGATGTTATCAAAGCACATCCCTTTCCTGAATTTGAAGGGGAAAAATTCATCAGTGAAGGTGTAACTTGGACGGAATTGTCTTATAAAGAGCATAAAAAACTTCGATATTTCAACGAAAGCATCATGCGCTGTGAATATATACAAGATGGATTAAGCCATAATTGGAAAAAATTGCTTCTAAATAATCCTCAGGGAGTTTTGTCAAATATAAAAAAAGAAATTGAATATACCAAACCATCCTATATCAGAAAGCTGAAATTATGGCAGCGATATGTTTTTGTAGCTGATGGTAATAATTATGGGACAAGAAAACTTAAAAACGATTTGCAAATTTCGTCGTTTGATTACTTTATGCTACGAAGTGGAAAACTGCTAATGAAATTCACAAGGACAATAAAACATAAGGGAAAAACATGA
- a CDS encoding O-antigen ligase family protein, translating to MEIIPANEQEKNKTTKIWLLAFPFLFMVLGTIRDCQILPVNKFLLVTIAAIGFYFFNYEQIIYFLCFLIPLKEGIPGNYIFLLALIALFLKVPQIHKEQIIFPVIIIGYEIILSIISPYSIHLIDTVSYCTRIFLVFFLLYTDMSNISIKKMCLWSSIGVVYLIFIISLVTFLHTGLTKMLTGNRLGPTTQFIPHTHDIMMFTVNPNGISYYTGIAFSCFIILLYQDYKETKLPWSINRTLYLIGLLVVLLGGLLSVSRTFVVVAVLATFIMFLHICNKQHWKLAVGIVIGTSILSIIFANTELGHTVLKRFVINKNLLTGSGRTDIFKNYLQYQLSHINILLFGTGALPYYQMRGNFLNSMHNMVQQLFFCYGLFGGAFFLYALFKPIGVMIKDKIKINVPYSLPFITIVLCAQTTQFLLPNDVLMLFPICILICEYNLSKKHPETDLLKKKN from the coding sequence ATGGAAATAATTCCTGCAAACGAACAAGAAAAAAATAAAACAACAAAAATATGGCTATTGGCCTTCCCATTTTTATTTATGGTATTAGGAACTATAAGAGATTGCCAGATACTCCCGGTAAATAAGTTCTTATTAGTTACGATAGCAGCAATTGGATTTTATTTTTTTAATTATGAACAAATAATATATTTTCTCTGCTTTCTAATACCTTTAAAAGAAGGTATACCGGGTAATTATATCTTTTTATTGGCTCTTATAGCATTGTTTCTAAAAGTTCCTCAAATTCATAAGGAACAGATTATTTTCCCTGTAATTATTATTGGATATGAAATTATACTTAGTATAATAAGTCCTTATTCCATACATTTGATTGATACCGTATCTTATTGTACTCGTATTTTTCTTGTTTTCTTTCTGTTATATACAGATATGTCAAATATTAGCATAAAAAAAATGTGCCTTTGGTCTAGTATCGGAGTAGTCTATTTAATATTTATTATAAGCTTAGTAACATTTTTACATACAGGCTTGACCAAGATGTTGACAGGAAATCGATTGGGCCCAACAACACAATTTATTCCACATACTCATGATATCATGATGTTTACAGTAAATCCAAATGGAATCAGCTATTACACAGGCATTGCTTTCAGTTGTTTTATCATTCTATTGTATCAAGATTATAAAGAAACTAAATTACCATGGAGTATTAATCGAACACTTTATCTTATCGGCTTACTTGTAGTTTTACTAGGAGGACTACTGTCAGTAAGCAGGACTTTTGTTGTTGTTGCTGTTCTGGCAACTTTTATTATGTTCTTGCATATTTGTAACAAACAGCATTGGAAACTTGCAGTTGGAATCGTCATTGGTACCAGCATCTTATCCATTATCTTTGCAAATACAGAACTGGGACATACTGTCCTCAAACGATTTGTTATAAATAAAAACTTACTGACAGGATCAGGAAGAACAGATATTTTTAAAAATTATTTACAATATCAATTATCACATATCAATATATTGTTATTTGGTACAGGAGCGCTGCCCTATTATCAAATGCGTGGTAATTTTCTTAATTCAATGCACAATATGGTACAACAGCTTTTCTTCTGTTATGGCCTTTTTGGTGGAGCGTTCTTTCTCTATGCATTATTTAAACCTATCGGTGTAATGATCAAAGATAAAATCAAAATAAATGTTCCATATTCATTGCCATTTATTACCATTGTCTTGTGTGCTCAGACTACTCAGTTTTTATTGCCAAACGACGTACTGATGCTTTTTCCGATATGTATCCTTATATGTGAATATAACTTATCGAAAAAACATCCAGAGACTGATCTTTTGAAAAAAAAGAATTAA
- a CDS encoding polysaccharide deacetylase family protein produces the protein MKNGIFVISLDFEMLWGMRDHVDIEAARLRNIQQVPEVITKLLKLFETYHIHATWATVGMLMAENTDKLHNYLPTQQPTYENQKFNSYTYLEEVNNYSQYYFPKGILETIHNTPGQEIASHTFSHFYCCEAGQTEEQFKADLAQAVAVAEGKGYGHHSLVLPRNQVNISYLSAMQDAGFTSFRGCCDGWAYDASQNRNNLARAIKLIDTYFPLTGNHTYASLEQKEGYPVNLKASWFFRMYSRKLKCFEGLKIRRIKRQMLHAARHGEIFHLWWHPHNVAVHPEESLRLIEAILSYYEVLNTSYGFTSLNMEETTEMFLMKT, from the coding sequence GTGAAGAATGGTATATTTGTCATTTCCCTTGATTTCGAAATGCTCTGGGGCATGCGGGACCATGTGGATATTGAGGCTGCCCGACTACGCAATATACAGCAAGTACCGGAAGTGATAACTAAATTGCTCAAATTGTTTGAAACATATCATATCCATGCTACATGGGCGACTGTAGGAATGCTGATGGCTGAAAATACAGACAAATTACACAATTATCTTCCCACGCAGCAACCTACCTATGAAAACCAAAAATTCAATAGCTATACATATCTTGAAGAAGTAAATAATTATAGCCAGTACTATTTCCCTAAAGGAATTCTTGAGACAATACACAATACGCCAGGACAAGAAATAGCATCCCATACGTTTTCCCATTTTTATTGTTGTGAAGCAGGCCAGACTGAAGAACAATTCAAAGCTGACCTTGCTCAGGCTGTTGCAGTAGCAGAAGGAAAAGGATATGGACATCATTCTCTGGTACTACCACGAAATCAAGTCAATATATCTTATCTTTCTGCTATGCAGGATGCAGGTTTTACATCTTTTAGAGGCTGTTGTGATGGTTGGGCATATGATGCCAGTCAGAATAGGAACAATCTTGCAAGGGCCATCAAACTTATTGATACCTATTTCCCTTTGACAGGAAACCATACATATGCGTCTTTGGAGCAAAAAGAAGGATATCCTGTAAATCTGAAGGCAAGTTGGTTCTTCAGGATGTATTCCCGGAAATTAAAATGTTTTGAAGGCCTGAAGATAAGAAGGATAAAACGCCAGATGCTTCATGCAGCCCGCCATGGAGAAATATTTCATTTGTGGTGGCATCCTCACAACGTAGCTGTACACCCAGAGGAAAGCCTTCGGCTTATCGAAGCTATCCTTTCCTATTACGAAGTACTCAATACTTCCTATGGTTTCACAAGTCTTAATATGGAAGAAACTACAGAGATGTTTTTAATGAAAACGTAA
- a CDS encoding sugar transferase, with protein sequence MYRKFIKRLFDLLLSGIAIVIFSPLLVIIWLTVRIRLGYPAVFTQSRFGKHMKIVNYHKFRSMTNVRDAEGRLLPDEQRLTHFGKMLRATSLDELPQLFDIFAGRMSIVGPRPQSIPNILFMSPEQQKRQDVTPGLTGLAQVNGRNAIDWEQRIAYDLQYIDHITFLGDCRIIFKTVACVFGQKDINQGDSMTYETMGEFLVRRGKLSKEAYEEKSKEIAIAYANYHL encoded by the coding sequence ATGTATAGAAAGTTTATCAAACGTTTATTCGATTTGCTGCTGTCAGGAATAGCAATTGTTATATTTTCACCCCTACTAGTAATTATTTGGCTGACTGTTAGGATTCGCCTGGGATATCCTGCTGTTTTTACGCAGAGTCGCTTTGGCAAGCACATGAAGATTGTCAATTATCATAAGTTCAGGTCAATGACGAATGTCCGTGATGCTGAAGGACGTCTTTTACCCGACGAACAACGGCTGACCCATTTCGGGAAAATGCTCAGGGCTACCAGTCTTGATGAACTGCCCCAGCTTTTCGATATCTTTGCTGGCAGAATGAGCATTGTGGGACCTAGACCACAGTCGATACCGAACATCCTGTTCATGAGTCCTGAACAGCAAAAGCGACAGGATGTTACTCCTGGATTGACAGGTTTAGCCCAAGTCAATGGCCGAAATGCAATAGACTGGGAACAACGTATTGCATATGATCTGCAGTACATAGATCACATTACCTTTCTTGGAGACTGCAGGATCATATTCAAAACCGTTGCATGTGTCTTTGGTCAGAAGGATATCAACCAGGGTGATTCCATGACTTATGAGACTATGGGAGAATTCCTTGTCAGGCGAGGAAAACTTTCAAAGGAAGCATATGAAGAAAAATCCAAAGAGATTGCCATTGCATATGCGAATTATCACTTATGA